The window TCGGGGGGCGTGGAACATGGCGGGACAACCGTTGCTCGTACGCGCGGGCACAACGGAGTTGTACATGGAGGCGGTGGGGGGCGGTGGACCTCAGACGGTGAGTCTGGGCCATGCCTTGGCCTTCGACGGGGTTCGCGAGTGCATTGAAGCCGTGGCCGAACAACTCGCTCAGGCATGGGAGCAAGTGAAGCCGTCCGAGGCGACCGTCGAGTTCGGGCTC is drawn from Streptomyces liliifuscus and contains these coding sequences:
- a CDS encoding CU044_2847 family protein encodes the protein MEAVGGGGPQTVSLGHALAFDGVRECIEAVAEQLAQAWEQVKPSEATVEFGLSVTAKGGKLTGLIVEGGGAASLNIRLTWKAPEPDHG